In Anopheles gambiae chromosome 2, idAnoGambNW_F1_1, whole genome shotgun sequence, a single window of DNA contains:
- the LOC1281070 gene encoding uncharacterized protein LOC1281070, which translates to MVYLTFFQNIYRPQLKDTAEFINACKFHHLNERAEEIRAGSIHNAGRFLSTLLTVQIVTLVFWFALTELQAHRQDVLLPIFIYLPFDASHWPLVAKVAFRLYAYLAYAQLMLTFFGSYIITSSYLLTLTIELRILNDSYAAAPTDPQQLVAFLKERVVYKAALLQHIRTIKRHMNGSVLLELLFIVCLLALNGLRLCTTTTTSDLSELALSSSMILIYLLELFQYCWQVDEMELLHEGQAFAVYSTPWTGAIMQSKPFLLITIRMAQVPLRFMCGGMYQLSTELFASVLQFIYSLIMMLLQFK; encoded by the coding sequence ATGGTTTATCTCACTTTTTTCCAGAATATTTATCGTCCCCAGCTGAAAGACACGGCCGAGTTCATCAATGCCTGCAAATTTCACCATCTCAACGAGCGCGCAGAAGAGATCCGTGCCGGATCCATTCACAACGCGGGCCGATTCCTGTCCACGCTCCTAACCGTCCAGATAGTAACGCTTGTTTTCTGGTTCGCGCTAACTGAGCTGCAGGCCCACCGGCAGGACGTGCTGCTGCCCATATTCATCTATCTACCGTTTGACGCTTCCCACTGGCCACTAGTCGCAAAGGTAGCGTTTCGGCTGTACGCTTACCTTGCGTACGCTCAGCTGATGCTGACCTTCTTCGGAAGCTATATCATCACGAGCAGCTACCTGCTAACGCTTACCATCGAGCTTCGCATCCTGAACGATTCGTATGCTGCTGCACCGACCGATCCGCAGCAGTTAGTAGCATTCCTGAAGGAACGGGTCGTCTACAAAGCGGCACTGCTGCAGCACATCCGAACCATCAAGCGGCACATGAACGGGAGCGTTCTGTTGGAGCTGCTGTTTATCGTGTGCCTGCTTGCGCTCAATGGTTTGCGCctgtgcaccaccaccaccaccagtgatCTTAGCGAACTGGCACTGTCCAGCAGCATGATCCTGATCTATCTGCTGGAGCTGTTCCAGTACTGCTGGCAGGTGGATGAGATGGAGCTGCTACACGAGGGTCAAGCGTTCGCCGTCTACTCAACGCCGTGGACGGGTGCCATCATGCAGTCGAAACCATTCCTGCTGATCACGATCCGTATGGCCCAGGTACCGTTGCGCTTCATGTGCGGTGGGATGTATCAACTGTCTACCGAGCTGTTTGCCTCCGTTTTGCAGTTTATCTACTCACTCATTATGATGCTTTTACAGTTTAAGTAA